A single genomic interval of Primulina huaijiensis isolate GDHJ02 chromosome 7, ASM1229523v2, whole genome shotgun sequence harbors:
- the LOC140980855 gene encoding uncharacterized protein: MAITHLAYADDLLLLSRADVRSVSMILQCVNNFGDMAGLRINFSKSNVYLGSVPENESRKSLIYLDSLLGSCLFDIWECPLRPDGLLPRVTVHLWMQSQIKLLLGPETRYLMQGSLNLSAKTLWNIHMKKDCWWIKWVNHEYSHLSSVWSWDWSKEQSPLIKQIIALRDEMILAHGSVQASIAMLGTWFGCSQGLSNAYDFFVGRWNRWPWKPLIAKCCILPKHRFLLWLVSHRKLLTRDRLGYLLDRSCFLCNYYAESVSHLFFDCPIARSIWN, translated from the exons ATGGCTATCACACATTTAGCATATGCTGATGATTTATTGCTATTATCTAGAGCTGATGTTCGTAGTGTCTCTATGATCTTGCAATGTGTGAATAATTTTGGGGACATGGCTGGACTTAGGATAAATTTTTCGAAGTCTAACGTATATTTGGGCAGTGTTCCGGAAAATGAAAGCAGAAAATCATTGATATATCTGGATTCACTCTTGGGGTCTTGCCTTTTCGATATTTGGGAGTGCCCCTTGCGTCCAGACGGCTTACTTCCTCGGGTTACTGTACATCTGTGGATGCAATCTCAAATAAAGTTGCTGCTTGGCCCAGAAACTCGTTATCTTATGCAGGGAAGCTTGAACTTATCAG CGAAGACTCTTTGGAACATTCATATGAAGAAAGATTGTTGGTGGATCAAATGGGTTAATCATGAATATAGTCACTTGTCTAGTGTTTGGAGTTGGGACTGGAGTAAAGAGCAATCTCCTCTTATTAAACAGATCATTGCGTTACGTGATGAGATGATTTTAGCCCATGGTTCGGTGCAAGCCTCGATCGCAATGCTGGGTACGTGGTTTGGTTGCTCTCAGGGACTGTCGAATGCCTATGATTTCTTTGTCGGTAGATGGAATAGATGGCCTTGGAAACCTCTTATCGCCAAGTGTTGCATTCTACCGAAGCATAGGTTCTTGTTGTGGTTGGTTTCTCATCGCAAGTTGCTTACTCGTGACAGACTAGGTTATCTTCTAGACAGATCTTGTTTTTTGTGCAACTATTATGCTGAATCTGTGAGTCATCTCTTCTTTGATTGTCCTATAGCTAGATCTATCTGGAATTGA